AGTCGTTTCTAGCTATATACACACTATGCAGATGCATAGGGTCCACATAGTTTTTAAGAAACCCCAAAAGCTTCAAGTTGAGCCTTAATATTTAGTATTTCAGGATAACCTGTCTTTGCTATATAGCCATCTAAATCAGAAAAGAACATTGAAGTATTTCACTGGCACGAACTGAAATTATACCTCAGACATGCACCATCTGTgatcagtttgtttgtttttaattggcaaaatcaaaaatgtgtgttttatttataaagtagAAATGTGAGTTTTCCCAAAATATTCAAGTTTATAAAGTCAGTTTCTGCAGAAATGGTAATGGttcaattaaacagtaaactggttcTTCAGTCTGGACATCTGTGCCTCATGtgttcaagctgaagctgctgttttttttactggCGTCCCTTTTGTGGGATCTTGAACATTGTGTTCCTGAACGAAAACatactgagagagagagagagaggtgcagaggtagagagagagaaagagagaaagagagagagagaggcgctCACACTCGCGTGCAGCACAACGAGGCGTGTATGGAAACGTGAGCTTTCCGGCTATTGTAGCACTCTGGTTAAAAGgaggtgtttattttttttatttattttcccgcCCTATCAAATACAGCTCGAGCACTATAATAAAACCACTTGgtatgttaaaaaaatattattatttttttattttttacacacCCTACTACCTCTGTTCTCCGCGCTGTACAGTCTCTTGCCAAGAACCACTTAATTTATCACTTCTTGCAATTTATAGTATgtcttttagttttgttttcgtctgtttttttgtctttgcttacttgttacttgtccaatatatccattctttttcaatgtttgaacccaaattattagttttgttttgtataaaacctcctgagtcgaggttcataaaagggtaggcataataagccttggcttcagcctatacctttttggtgccacttaaaatattggacctttttttatgttgtactatgttgtatccaaatggacccGTTGCAATTTCAATAAACACTTAATTTTTTTAGTTCATTCGTTTCTGGGAACAAATTGCGGTGTATTTCCTCCTGTGATGGAcatggtgttttgttttgtcaacCGGAGCGCGCCCTGTGGCGGGAGCGCGCCTCAGCTCCCCTTCAGCCCGCACGTGCAGTGAGTcaaggccacgccccctcgACAGACTGCGCTTTCAcgtgagagagagggagggggcgCACGTGTTCTGCCACGAGAGGGACAAGCAGTCATTTCACCAAGAAAGACACTCCCTGTATTTGTTGGTGCAGATGTGCAGCTTAATCTCAGCTCATGCTGAAACTAtgtcaattaaagatttgttgAGGCTTCTCCACCTTCCATTTAAAGTAGTTGACACTGCTGTATAACAGTCCATTCATTATTATTCCGACTGTCATTCAGCATGTGCGGGTAGCGTAGTTTTACTTTATGTATTGTCCTCATGTGTTTGTTGTGACAGCAACCATGAAaatgactaaaggctgatttatggttccgcgttacaccaacgcagagcctacggcgtaaggtacgcgtacggtgtgcgtcgacgcgtaccttacgccgtaggctaccccgtcgatttaacgcagaaccataattcaggcttacgtcgtaggttacgcggcgacgcgcaacgtacggtgcgtgtcgccgcgtaccctacgccgtaggtcctgcgtcgatttaacgcagaaccataaatcaagccTTTAGACCCCGTTGCAATACACATGAATATTAAACCGCATCAGCCAATCAGCTTGCGAGGTTCCTGCAGTGGGCATGGCCCGCAACTCCCTCATCAGCCAATCAGCTCTCGAGGTTCCTGCAGTGGGCGTGGCCAGCAGCTCATGAATATCCGACCGCCGCGCTCGGAGCAAGACGCTTGTTAGGCGCTTGTTTATCGTCTCAAAAGCGCTAATATTCACAAACACGCCTCGGCAGCGGCAGTTTCCGTGCTAGAGGAAGTGATTCGCTGCGACTCTTTTTGTTTTGACGCTGCTGGGAGACCCAGCTCCGGTTGtcagtccgtccgtccgtctcgTCGGAGCGAAGCCGGAAAAGATGCCTGGCAAAGCGGCCGCGGCGCTGCTGCTGCACCCGGGCGGGAAGGTGCTCGCAGCCGATCCGCAGAAGTCCTTCCCTTTCGTGCTGAAGAAGATCATGGACATCCCTCCTCCCAATATCCTGGAGGAAGGAGACGACGGTAAGCCTGTGAACGATCACGGAGTTTGACGACGACGATCAGCCCTTAAACTACACAGAAAAACGCAGTACATCCTTATTAGTACATGTGTAAAGGTCTACCGTCTATTGGGCGAGAGCGCGGCTCGCATGCCAGGTGTTGAGGTTTGCGGTTCCGTGTGAGGATGTGAGGACGCGGAAAAGAACAGAAAGTTCCGTCTGCTCGAGCAGGAACCAGACGGACGACTCTCTCACTCCCATTCACCTCTGGTGTTTCTACAGGCGCTTTGTCTCATGATCTGGTGTTTACAGGTTTTTAGTGGAGCAGGAGGACCACGACCTCCTTCAGACCCCATTCTGTCCAACTCTCTCTCTGTCAGCAGTGGTGACAGATCTGGACTGAAGAAcatgtttaacccttgtgctgtctgtgGGTCAGGGGAGGGtggaggaaggaagtaaggaaggaagtaggaaagaaggaaggaagtaggaaagggagaaaagatggacgggaggaaagaagggaggaatggaagaaaggaggaaagggagtaaggaagggagaaaagaaagaagggaggaatggaaggaagggagaaaggagaaaagatggaaggaagtaggaaagggagtaaggaaaggagaaaagaaagaaggaagaaggaaagggagaaaagatggaagggaggaaataagggagaaaagatggaaggaagtaggaaaggggtaaggaaaggagaaaagaaagaagggaggaatggaaggaagggagaaaggagaaaaggaagtaggaaagggagaaaagatggaaggaagtaaggaaggtagaaaagatggaagggcgGAAaggagggagtaaggaagggagaacagaTGGAAGGAACggggaaaggaaggaaagaagggagaaaaggaaagaagggagggaggaaggaatggagaaaataaggaaagaaggaaggaaaagcaaagaaggtaataaaggaatgaatgacgaaagggaggtaggaagaaaaaggaggaaagaggaaaggaagaaggaaggagagagcatggcaggaggaaagaaggatagaagaattgggtcattttgacccaaagacagtacaagggttaaccaCTTTATTTGTCCCACTCAGAATCCGTCCTGTCCAGTATTAACCATCCTGTCCTCTTCTTTATATTTGAATATGCAGACATCGAGAAAGAAAAGCTGTGCTCCTCTGAAGATGTGGAGGGAGGTGGGGCCGTGGCATCCAGCGCTGGTGGAGGATCTCGGggggcaggaggaggaggaggaggagggggcggcAGCGGAGGCAGCGGAGGGGTATCAGCCTCCCTGACCCCCGCCATCTGGGAGAAGACCATTCCTTATGACGGGGAGACGTTCCACCTGGAGTACATGGACCTGGACGAGTTCCTCCTGGAGAACGGCATCCCCGTgagcctggaggaggaggagctgcagaggacTCTGGCTGCCGTCGACGGCAAAGGCAAATTGATTCCCAAAGTTATTGCCGCAGCTGCCGTGACTACGAATGCCCCAGCCCCGGCTGCTCCTGCTGCGGAAGTCGAGTCAGAGTCCCCGCCGTCTCCGTCcaccggcgcctcggacccggaaGAGCCCGTGACGGTTACCACGCTACAGCCGGCTAAACtggaagaggaggacgaggaagaagaggaagaggaatcaTTGCCTGAGGAGACGACGGCAGAAGTGGAGGTGACTAAAAAGGGTGAGTATTTCATGTAGCAGTTCATTATGAATCTTTGAATTCTTCTGCAGCATATAGccctttcttctcttctttgttctgATCACGTGGATGCTGATGATATGTGACATAATTTTGCTTATGAAAACACATTCAAAGCAGTAGCCTTTGAGGCCTGGCTGCAGCGTTTATATGTTTGCCAGAAATGCGCCACAACAATTC
This window of the Cololabis saira isolate AMF1-May2022 chromosome 21, fColSai1.1, whole genome shotgun sequence genome carries:
- the tefb gene encoding TEF transcription factor, PAR bZIP family member b isoform X1 — encoded protein: MPGKAAAALLLHPGGKVLAADPQKSFPFVLKKIMDIPPPNILEEGDDDIEKEKLCSSEDVEGGGAVASSAGGGSRGAGGGGGGGGGSGGSGGVSASLTPAIWEKTIPYDGETFHLEYMDLDEFLLENGIPVSLEEEELQRTLAAVDGKGKLIPKVIAAAAVTTNAPAPAAPAAEVESESPPSPSTGASDPEEPVTVTTLQPAKLEEEDEEEEEEESLPEETTAEVEVTKKDRNTPSPIDPDAIEVDINFQPDPTDLVLSSVPGGELFNPRKHKFSDDELKPQPMIKKAKKVFVPDEQKDDKYWCRRKKNNVAAKRSRDARRLKENQITVRASFLERENAALRQQVSELRKDCGRCKNVLARFEAKYGPL
- the tefb gene encoding TEF transcription factor, PAR bZIP family member b isoform X2 is translated as MSTTKQILFGDRSDVSDLLKALTDYPFTFPAFEEIDIEKEKLCSSEDVEGGGAVASSAGGGSRGAGGGGGGGGGSGGSGGVSASLTPAIWEKTIPYDGETFHLEYMDLDEFLLENGIPVSLEEEELQRTLAAVDGKGKLIPKVIAAAAVTTNAPAPAAPAAEVESESPPSPSTGASDPEEPVTVTTLQPAKLEEEDEEEEEEESLPEETTAEVEVTKKDRNTPSPIDPDAIEVDINFQPDPTDLVLSSVPGGELFNPRKHKFSDDELKPQPMIKKAKKVFVPDEQKDDKYWCRRKKNNVAAKRSRDARRLKENQITVRASFLERENAALRQQVSELRKDCGRCKNVLARFEAKYGPL